Within Parachlamydiales bacterium, the genomic segment ATAGCGGAACGCCTTATTCTGCCGATCCCTCCAAGCTCTTAGTTATCCGCGGGTCGTTAAAATGTCCTTGCGTCATGCAGGTAGATTTGGATCAGGTGATGGCGGGTTTTGCACGGGATCTTTTTGTACAGCCGGGGGACATCATCTATGCACAGGATAAAACAGTCCGTTTTGGCCGTGAGTTAGTCAGGCTAGCAATTTCAACATTCCTCCAGTCCTTTGCATCATCTGCGGGTAGTTATTGGAGCAGCATTGAATGGTTCAATTAATGGCACATACTAGGTATTTTTTCATTTTTTTCGTATTGTTTGCCGGAGTTTTATGCGGGCAGGAAGAGACTTTATGGGAGCCTCCTGCAGCACCTATCAACCACATAGATCTTCCTGACATAGTCATTGAGACAATTGAGATTGGTTCACAAGGTGCTGCTGCTTCCAATCCCCTTTTTCCTGAAGCGCCCTCAGCTTCGCCCGTTATTATAGAAGATGAGAAGCAGAAAGCCCATTCTGAGAGTGATTCAGCAGATAGGGAAACATCCGGAGAATATCGGTTAAGGATAGGCGATACACTTGTTGTAAGTATCTATGGGGAGCCTAACTCGACTCGGACGGTGAATATCGACCCGACGGGTTGCATGTCATTTCTCTTTGTTAATGCACTCCAAGTTAAGGGGTTGACAATTGGGGAAGCAAGGTTGGCTTTGCAGAGGAAGCTAAAGAAATATTATAAAACGCCGCTCGTCTCCATTACTTTGACAGATTATGCAGGATATTATTACTCCATTCTAGGAGAGGTCCGCCAACCGGGTAGATACCGTATCAAAGGCCATTCGACAATTCTGACTGCCGTGGCACAATCTGCAGGATTTAAGACACAGGAATACCGTTTTGAGACATATGATCAGGCCGATTTAAAGCGTTCCTTCTTAGCTAGGAATAATGACTATTACCCTGTGGACTTTGAGCGCTTAATAAAGAGGGGTGATACTTCTCAAGACGTGGATCTAGAAAATGGAGACTATATTTATATTGCGCCCTCCTATTTAGACAGAGTCTTTGTTTTGGGGGAGGTGCGGCGTCCCGTGTTCATCCAGTATTTGCATACCATTTCATTGGCAGAGGCGTTAGCTGAGGCTGGCGGATTGAATTTTCGCGCAAGTTCTCGTGTAGCAATATTACGGGGCTCATTATGCTCCCCTACTCAATACTTGATCGATATCAACCGTATTTTGAAAGGGTATGCCTGTGATTTTACTCTGGAACCTGGAGATATTATCTATGTTCCTCCCTTCCGTTTTAATACGATGAAAGAGATTGTAAAAAGCGCAATCCGCACCTTCGTAGGAACGGTGGCTTCTGTTGCAGGTACGCGAGCATTTATTGCCATTACTCCCGCTGCTGATGATGCGGATTTGATTCAACCGATCCCTATTATCAACACCGGTGGGAACATCATTACCCCGGTAACGCCCTTTACACCGCAGTTTTAGCCCAAGGGTTAATGCGATTGCGTTCATCCTTATCCAATAGAAGGTAAAGTAAAGGAAGGGTAACGGCAACATATAAAAAACCTGCTGTAAGGAGCTGTTTGGCAGCTTCTCCCCGATCTTTGGGCAGATCTTGCTGGAGCATCAAAGCGATAATAACCGCTGTAATATATGGGGCAACTCCGGGCAAAAAGACCTTTTGCAGATAAATACGTTGCGAAATACCGATCATGGAATTGCTATAGATTATGTATGCAGTAGCGGCTATGATCATGCCACCGGCAACGCCCCAGTTTATGGCTTCCAAGCTTATTCCAAAGTATTGTTTAGCAATAAAAAATCCTGCGCAGCAGATAATTAGTTGTCCGACGGCGTAATAGAGCTCTTTTCCGGGCTGTCCGGTACTTCTATAGATAGCAGATGCAGGCCCTGTTAGTGTATCCATCTGATAAGCGATTGTAAAAAAGGTCAGGATTTGAACAGCCGGACTGTATTTCTCGAGATTTCCCAACCACAGCATGATCAGAGGAATGGCCCAAGTCCAGAGAAAGGCCAACATCAGCCCAGCTAGCATATGCAGATACCTGCCCCCTAACAGATACAATTCCACTATCCCTTCTTTCTCATTCTTAGCATGCATATAAGCTGTAGAAGGAAGAAGAACCATATTGAAGACGCCGGGGAAATTGATAGCTGCCAAAGGGATCTTCTCCCCTATATCGTAGAGGGCGGTTGTGGCTGGACCAAAGAATGTTCCTGCAAAAATCTTTTCTAGGCTGCGATTGAATACACCAAGCATGCCTGAAAGCTGTACAATTCCTCCAAAACGATAAAATAGGTGTAATGTCGCTTTATCGAAGTCATTAAAACGGAATTTCAGTTCAGGAAGATAGATTTTACATGCTGTAAATTGAGCGGCTACAAGGTAAATAGTGCGGATAGAGTAGGCGATAAGCAAGCTGTAGATACCATATCCTTGGTTTAGAAAAAAAAGAATCAGTAGGACTTCAAGGACAAATGCGCTTGTG encodes:
- a CDS encoding polysaccharide biosynthesis/export family protein, translated to MAHTRYFFIFFVLFAGVLCGQEETLWEPPAAPINHIDLPDIVIETIEIGSQGAAASNPLFPEAPSASPVIIEDEKQKAHSESDSADRETSGEYRLRIGDTLVVSIYGEPNSTRTVNIDPTGCMSFLFVNALQVKGLTIGEARLALQRKLKKYYKTPLVSITLTDYAGYYYSILGEVRQPGRYRIKGHSTILTAVAQSAGFKTQEYRFETYDQADLKRSFLARNNDYYPVDFERLIKRGDTSQDVDLENGDYIYIAPSYLDRVFVLGEVRRPVFIQYLHTISLAEALAEAGGLNFRASSRVAILRGSLCSPTQYLIDINRILKGYACDFTLEPGDIIYVPPFRFNTMKEIVKSAIRTFVGTVASVAGTRAFIAITPAADDADLIQPIPIINTGGNIITPVTPFTPQF
- a CDS encoding oligosaccharide flippase family protein, with amino-acid sequence MHKQFSRDVLITMSMLIIIFGTRLIVPPLVLSYVKIEEYGFWSYAFILISYIGMSVFGIANVYVKYSAEYYVHENTPAINRLMSTGILSIAIAALVLIPLVFLFLPKALIWLNVPLEQLDLAFWLIFGTVLVFFFDLIFGAFSAIMQGIQKIAMERMISTSAFVLEVLLILFFLNQGYGIYSLLIAYSIRTIYLVAAQFTACKIYLPELKFRFNDFDKATLHLFYRFGGIVQLSGMLGVFNRSLEKIFAGTFFGPATTALYDIGEKIPLAAINFPGVFNMVLLPSTAYMHAKNEKEGIVELYLLGGRYLHMLAGLMLAFLWTWAIPLIMLWLGNLEKYSPAVQILTFFTIAYQMDTLTGPASAIYRSTGQPGKELYYAVGQLIICCAGFFIAKQYFGISLEAINWGVAGGMIIAATAYIIYSNSMIGISQRIYLQKVFLPGVAPYITAVIIALMLQQDLPKDRGEAAKQLLTAGFLYVAVTLPLLYLLLDKDERNRINPWAKTAV